In Clarias gariepinus isolate MV-2021 ecotype Netherlands chromosome 21, CGAR_prim_01v2, whole genome shotgun sequence, the sequence AGTTACTACAGAGTATTACACTGGCTagagtttattcatttatgccCGAGTTGCTGTGCCACTTTCTGGTGTCAGAATTATTTTAAAGCGGGGCTTCCCTTTTTCAAAGGGTTTATTTGAATCAGCGTCCTTTCaggatgtatttttatttattttatacatttcgtatatatctattttatttttcccttgtgttAATCATCCTATCCAGAGAAACCCTAAAATCCATCTCACGTCGCCTCAATAATTTACCAAATACTGCTGCTGCCAGAGATGCgctttttctttcctgttgTACATAACGTCTCTcgtttcttctctctttctatttctttcttttctccacATCAGGACCAATGAGGGATGGAATGGAGGGTGAGTATCATCATCAACCGGCACACAACTTGTGACACCCACAAGCTCTCATTAATGctcaggtttatttttattttattttttttccaataatttttggtttgtttcaGGACATCCAGGAGAGCAGGATGAGTCCGAGAACAGCACCATCTACATCACGGGACTGACGGAGAAGGTCACGCTTCCCGACATGGCCGATTTCTTTAAACACAGCGGAACGATAAGGGTGAGAGCGCTGAAAGGTGTGCGATCAGAACAGCGCCGGAGCGCATCACATCGAGGTTTGATCGATCTTTGGGTTTTGGTTTCTTACAGATAAACCGGCGCCTGAACCAGCCGGCCATCAACATTTACACCGATAAAGATTCTGGCAAACCCAAGGGAGACGCCACCCTGTCCTACGATGAGCCGTCCTGCGCCCGAGCTGCCGTGGAGCATTTTAACGGTGGGTCACGCATGCGTCCGCAAGACCTCATGTGCATGATGAtttctacagattttttgcctgTACTACCTGTGCAGTATAGTTCACtctttttgctttattattaaaattaaatggatTAAACAGGGATAGAAAAGGAAACAGAGGCCGAGAGTAGTGTTGTTAATCaatgataattaaaatatttaattgtgtTCTGGTGCTCAcaccttttctttgttcctgtgtgtgtgcaggtaagGAGTTCCAGGGCCGGAGGCTGAACGTGTCGATGGCACGCAGGAAAACCGCTCCAGGACTCATGAGGGGGGGCATGTCTATGAGAGGAGGACCAATGGATCGTGGAGGTACAGCTCCTCTCCGTGCTCACACACAGTTACGCCCataatataaaacacaaacactgttAGAAAATAGATTCAGCTTTTCTGGTGTTAGAAATAAACCAATTATAAATAAGTGTTAACagttgttataaataaaaggatGCGTCTCTCACCCTCTCTGAAGCTCAGGCTGCTCACTGTGCTGTTCCCTGCAGGTATGATGGGGCGGGGCGGAGACAGAGGCGGGTTTCCTCCCCGTGGAGGTCCTCGTGGCGCCATGGCCTGGGGAGGACCACCGGGACCCGGCAACGTCCCGAAGAGAGCAGGGGACTGGGAGTGTCCTAACCCGTGAGTCTCAGTCtctctcacaacacacacacactcgtctcTCACTGCAGTTATCTTCAGTGTATGTGACACACTTCCTGTTTTGTGTAGTGGCTGTGGAAACCAGAACTTCGCCTGGAGGACCGAGTGTAACCAGTGCAAAGCTCCAAGGCCTGAGGGTGTGCTGCCTCCTCCAGGtctctaccacacacacacacacacacacacacgataactACTGTGATAGACATGACTTACTAAATtcccatgtacagtatttgattTTAAGTTTTTCAGTTCTGCAGAGACACCCTGATAAAACACTCAGTTctagaattattggcaccctctgtttctctcttttgtgtaaAGTGGAGGGGAGGAAATTGTTGCTGGTGTTTATACGTTACATTACCGAGTAAGGAAACAAGTCTAATGCTGTTTGAGCAAAGGTTCATTTAATTGTGAGTTGGCTCAACACTCCAGAGATAAAGCTTTAGTGTTAATATTTTCTTCGTATTGTTTAATGCTTTGTTAATCCCTAAAGGGATTCAAGCTTAATTTAAAATGGTTTCTTTGtgaaatgagtttttttttttttaaagctggagatgatgtgtaagagagaaactgtgtttgtgtgtgttcaggtggaGAGCGGGGCCGAGGGGACGGGATGTTCCGTGGAGGCAGAGGGATTGAGCGCGGTGGCCCAGGGGGAATGCGTGGAGGCTGGGGGGGAGAACCTGGAGGCTTCAGGGGCGGCCGAGGAGGAATGGACCGAGGAGGGTTTAGAGGAGGAAGCCGTGGAGGACCTCAGATGGACCGCGGGGCGAGGAGAGGAATGGGACCGGGGAAGATGGACATGAGGTAAACTTCGAGTCTTGCAAAATAAAGACACTTTGGTATGATAAAGGTTTTTAAGATGAGGAGGAAAAACACTGCGGGAGGAGATTGATCACATCCTGAGCCGTGTTGTAGTGAACTTCAGACTGTTCAGAGTGTTTTTCTAAAATCACTTTGGTTATAGCAGCTAAActttgtgtctctctttctttccagaGATCAGCGTCAGGATCGCAGAGAGAGACCGTACTGAAGCGTTTCACACATCCACAGTGATGAACCTGTAAAAGCTTTTTTAGAAGGTCTTTTTAATTCCAAGTACATATTTATACCtggcacatacacacccacccgTGGGCCTTAATTATTACCTTCCATTTAGGACTTCAGGTTAATCCATTAGATTTGTTCCCCCGTTCACTTCTTCCTTCCTGCTCGATTCTAAATCACTCTTCGTTTCTTCTTTATCCAGTTTATTTTGTATCGTTACATCACTTCCTCTCTATGCAGTTATGtactcattattttttaaagaaataaacttcAACTGGATTGACTTttaatgtattgtgtgtgtggtatttCCTGTGTTCAGTACAGCGCAACTGGACATTAGTCACTTTGTCTCGCTCCATGTGGACGACAGATTTTGCTTTTTCAGAATCAAACACTTATACTGGCTTCTGCGGTTTAAGCGGCGATGAAGTCATAAAAGCAGCTGCTGCTCCGAAGCCCACGTAAGGCTTTCCTTAGGCTGCAAGgaaatgaataaacatttatGGGAAAAGATGTTTTTATGTACCTCGTTtcagttatatttatatttgcacAGAATTGTAAAAAGTCGTGTGTGGGGGGTGTAGGGGGAAATGATGCTAATGTAATGAATTTAAATCTGATCTTGCAGTTCACGTTTCCACCACCAGATGTCTCTAGATCATCACTAAATGCCTTAATAATGGCACCTCTTACAATGGAGGAGGACTGAACCTCAGATAAACCTGAATCTGACCTGCATGATCATGTGATAAATGTACAGATTAACGTCCTGTTGATTAGATGTGCTCTCGCACACACAGACGTAGCTTTAACAAGATACTGACATGTTAAATCTCAACTAAACTAATCCAAATGTTATGTTGATATTTAATAGGTTTATCTACATAATGCTTTCACAtgcatttgtgttttattaaatttaggCAAAACTGCTGTTTTTCTTGGTCTATTAGactttactttttgttttaaagtataAAATCTAGATTTAAAGTCAAATTGTAGCTACATATGGAAGGGTTTAGTTAGAGAAATTTTCAGTAGGCTTATTAAAAgacttattaaaatgtaaaattgtttgttttgttaaggTTGAAATTTTGTTTGAGTTCTTCCTTGATTAAtaccagtatttatttattggcaaaaaaaatatgtattgtgATTAAGTATATTAATgtatttcaaaatgtgtttgttcaagttcaagtaggctttattgtcacttcaaccatatacagttagtacacagtgaaacgaaacaacgttcctccaggaccaaggtgctacatgcaacataaacttacaacataaattaacagagaagctaaactagctaactaagaggcctagttagctggctagcagagacaagacagatagtcctaacataaattacaacataaattaacaaaaaaactaactaactaaaagactatctacaTAACGAGCAACAACTAAGTTACAGTGCGACAACAATGacatattagaacataaaatatggtgttgaggtagtaaaacatagcagcaagaattgatatttgtgcaaaaagtaatgaatattgtgcagaagagataaacagtgaggcatttacagatgtgtgtacgatagtttgtgtgggtcagtgtgtctgcgcttgttttgattagtcagtccagtctcagtgttttgatgtattgatgtagttgagttaagctgagtgataatgtgtgtgtgtgtgtgtgtgtgtgtgtttatcagttcagtccctttttgttgaggagacggatggcttgtggaaaaaagctcttgcacagtctggatgtgtgtgcccgaatgcttcggtaccttttttcagatggcaggagtgtgaagtgtgtgtgagaggggtgtgtccgatcagccacaatgctgttggctttgcggatgcagcgtgtggtgtagatgtcttcaatggagggaagagagaccccaatgatcttctccgctgtcctcactatccgctgtagggttttgcggtccgatatggcacaattcccaaaccagacagtgatgcagccgctcaggatgctctcgatagtccctctatagaaggtgatcaggatcggtggtggaagctgggcctttctcagtcttctcagaaagaagagacgctgttgggctttcttgtgtagggagctggtgttgagggaccagttgaggtccttttccaggtggacacccaggaatttagtgttttcgacaatctccacagaggagccgttgatgccgttgatgctcagcggagcatctggtaatataaatataccagatttaataattacattaagaTAAATAGcaagatactttattgatcatgaagaaaatatatattttttatatttattgtttttaatttaaagatggatatgaaacatttaattttttttaacaaatgcaaGACTATATTTCGGAACATGTAAATTTCAGgattaaaacttttttcttctttgcttgaaattaataaaaacagatcTGCCCATGGTGTAAGACAATGTTAAGCATTTTCATTGTCATGGGAGTATGATTTCAAACTTTTGTGTGGAGCGGTACCTGCTATTGAGCCTGGAACAGCTGGAAAAGCTTCGTGCCTAACATGGAGAGGTTGAACATCTGGTGTGCACGTTCAGAGCTCGACTCTGAAGATCCGCTGCTGCACCGAGCCTGTGTGAACTGTAAACATGGTACAATTTATGGTAGATGTAACCCGTACACACATGTCTGAGGAGGTGAGACAGGTTGCTCGGCTTAGGGCTTTGGGGTGAGGAGGGGTTTGGGTCAGTGTGGTTTAATCTGTGGGTTAATTCCTCTTCCTTGTCCTGATTCTTCAAGAGTAGGAGTGGaaggaaaagatttttttcagcaCAGCATATGTTTTCATGGATGGTTCTAAAACACTCGCAAGGGATCTgtggaattgtgtgtgtgtgtgtgcaaaagagCTAATTCATCCAGGCCTCTGAGAATgatctcaccctctctctctctctctctctctctccacccctCCGTCTAGCTCTCTTAAAGTAACACCCGACGCTTTTCAAATCAAAACAAGGGCCTCCTTTTGGAACCGGAAGCTGCTCTCACGCCGCCGTTAGAGACGCTGGACTCCTCCACAGAGCTGCAGATCATTTGGAGAAGAGCAGAGACAATGCCGGGTTTAtgatgcagacagacagagactcaGACTGAAGCGCTTGTGTTTCAGCCTTGTTCACTCGCCGCATTGTTTTTTAAACTAGCcttaaaaggagagaaaaaaacattccacCCACTTCCTGTCAGGATGTGACTGACCCCTGATGCTGAGTGTGTGGTCATtagaaatgaataataataatgataacgaATAACAAGATACACACTATATAGGACCACACCCCTGTTTGATTTTGGATtaatcagaaggtgttgatttattttccataaCAGCACTCCGGGGATTAGTGCAGACTCATTCAGAATTCATGCACTCGCTCTGGGACTTAAAGACATGTATATCTGTAGAGACGCGAAATATGTACatgcatggaaggagtctccagcgtcAGAGGGAAGGCTGTAAGTTCACACAAACAAAACTGACATCGTTTTTCATTAACTTGAGTAAAGAGTGAAGGGACGGCTATAAGACAAAtacagtttttacatttttttatatttaattaacacacacatggtttTCAGTGTGATGTTAGATTACAATTTTTTGCCAAACACTTTGTAGTGTTGAATTAATCCTTCACAGTATTTTATTAACACTCTGTAATGTCTAGAGAAGGAACACCTGTGGGGTTTAGTTAACTTCCTCAACActggatgaatgaatgtatgGTGTTGTACCAGTGTTGAATGACTGAACTCACAGTGTTGAGTTGAGTCTTATGTGTTGACTGACCCCCGAGTGGTGTTGAGTCAAGTGTTTATACTGTGTATCTGTGATGATCTATAGGTTTCAtgtcagtgttttatttatacacagcaCTGCTGAAGGaacactttatatacagtatggtacaGTGTTGACTTATCATGaaggtgtttgtgtttctggtgTTTGGATTAATTTGGAAgcaaaatgaaaccaaaaaaaaaatccaaccttTAATTGTCTTTTATTAGTGTTTATATGTACAGAATATAAGGTCAGGATCAAGTCCTTTCTTATATCAATTTAAAACCTGGTAGATGTATATACATTGAGGATAATTCAGGAATTTctcaaacgtgtgtgtgtgtgtgtgtgtgaagagatcatttgtgatttttcttttgtttcgtTTAGAATTAGCATTGTAAATGACCTATCCTTGAATGTTTTAACACTTTATAAATCTCTTATTTTAACGTTAAACACCCCTGACTCTGGTTGTATTTCTTAGTGTTTTATTTGAGTATTTATTCGTTTTTGTGTTCCCTCAGAGCAGGAGTCTTATATAGACTGAAAAATCCCAACACGCGCCGTGTTCCAAACCGCACTATACTGTAATGTAGGGAACTAGGACACTAGGGCCCTGTGCGCGGAGTCAGGCTTTGACTCGGTGCACTATGTAGGGAGCGCGCGGAGATATTGGACGGAACCCGACGGCTTGTCTGCTCCTATCGCTTTAAAGGACAATTCCACAGAcagggggaaagagagagagagagagagcgagcgctCGGTCACAGGggtgtgttttctttctctcacgcCTTTCTCACACACCGGGAATTAACGCGCAGACGGGGGGAATACCGAGCAGTAaaggaaggagaaaagaaaggaaaagtatAAAGGTGAAGAGGAGAAATGAAGGATAAAAAGCGGGTGAGCTGAGGCACTGAAGGGTCTGGATGTGGAGTCTTAGAGagaatatcacacacacacacacacacacacacacactgataccaCGACTCGGATGTGATTCCACCACTGAGAGAGAGTGCGCGTGAGAGAGCGCTATGGAGAGACGGGACACTGAGGGAAGTTCGGTGATTCGTTAGCACACTGAGCTAACAGCGGCACCGTGACGGGTAAGAGGCGCTTTATTAAACCCCTCACCTCTCCTCGAACAAGTGTGTGTCTGCTCTTAACGACGCTTTATAACGCTGCACTCAtccctcgtgtgtgtgtgtgtgtgtgtgtgtgtgagagagagagagtgtgtgtgtgtgtgtgagggattcTCCGGTACTTCACCCAGAATGGATGCGCGagcctttctgattttttttttttttttgcataaacgCCAacggtttgtttatttaaatatttaaatcctAACCGACCCGAGGCGGAACATTCTGGAACCTCACTGACTAACCGCCGCTTTAAGGTGATTAATAACCTCACAAAGGACCAACATGTCAGTGTTCAGGGTTAAACCTGCCGCTGGCTCACTCACTAAACACCGACTTCTGCAGAattagtaacacacacacacacacacacacacagagtatagaATGAACTTACTTATAGTGTTGACGTCACTGTACAGCGTGCGTACTGTACACATATGTGGTGtttaacacgcacacacaccgctctttatggtgtttatttaacacacacacacacacacactcattggtGTTAAATTCATAGTCTCTTTTTCCCTGTCTCATTAGTGTTGAATCAATACACACAGTCTTCAGtgtttaataaacacacacacatacctgtgCTTTttagtgttgaattaacaccttCACACCCGAAAGTTATGGTTGTGATAATACAATAAACATGTTAACATtgttaaatcacacacacacacacagcatgtcaTTGCAGTTGAATTAACACTAAAGTGGTTTTCAGTGTTGAGTTAATAATCAACACACATGCGCTCTCTTTACTGTTAAATTAACACACTTTTCAGTGTTGAATTAATACTCTCATTATTGCTTAATCAACACTATACAGTGTTACTTTAACACAAACAATAGAACAGAATTAAATGATCTATAAGTCAGTTAAACACTTCACTCTACAACAGTGTTTCACATGTTCACTGCTGATCAAACACATCGGTATGAGGAAATAACACCTACAGTAATCTATCAGCACTTTATAATGTTGCGTTATGGAATGCAGTGTTGATCTCGCACACTGTTCAGCAGTGTTTAATTCATACGCTTTAATATTCTATTCCTGTATTCAGTGTTGAATCAGAATAGTGTTGAATTGGATCTTAGAAGTGTTGCCTTTCCTCTTTCTAATGTTAATTTACTAGACGCAGTGTTGAATTAATTCTCAGCAGTGTTTCATCAACTCTTTCCAATGTTGAGTTACTATATATAATGATGAGCAGTGTTGAAATTAATATGATTTGATGCAAAATTATTGTTAAAACTATTTACTATTTTCCTTGTGTTGTATTAAAACTTAGAAACACTTTGGAGTTTTGAGTTAACCTTTCACAGTGTGTTATAAACAGTTTGTAATGCTAGATTTCAGAATTAACTCCTGTGGTGTTCAATTAACTGAACACTGAATGAATCCCGTGCAGTAATAGTGTTGAATTATCGTGTTCAGTGCTGTATGAATGAACTCAGTGTTGAATTTAATCTTAAGTGTTAAATTAACACTGAGAGGTGTTAAATGAAGTATGTAAactgtgtatttatttgtacaCGCAGCATTACTGAAACAACAACTATATACGGTACAGCGTTGAGTTATCGTGTGCAGTGTTGAATGAGCCGTCTTTGGAGTTCACGAATAGTATTTAGTGGTGTTGTATACAAACTCTTCTTATAAGACTAAATGTTGTACTCGTTACAGTTTGGAAATCAAACACCACCTTAAGAAACAcctacaaaattaaattttgtgtTTAACCTTTGTAAATTTAAcaccttttaaataaatactcgTGATGAAAAATTTGATGatgttttttaagtgtttgtgtttctggtgTTTGTCCTGCAGGAGCGTGAGAGAGCAAAATGTGATGTTGGATGAAAATACGGATCTCACATACATCTGGATTCTCAACAGCTGCttttaaagtgtgtttattactcacacacacacacacacgaatgcacacacatgcagagcTCAGATAGTTTTCTCATACTGACACCCTGAGTGAGTGATGTTGGCGTCTTCACCCTGCTCTGATCAGACTCGCTCATCCAGACAATCAGACGTCTCCCCGTGCCTTCACTGACTCTCGCTCGCTAATCAGAAGCAACATGGCTGATCAGAGCAACATCCAGTGCGCCGCTTCCAAAAGCATCCGGCCCTTCAAGTCGAGCGAGGAGTACCTGTACGCCATGAAGGAGGACCTGGCCGAGTGGCTGAACGCCCTGTATGACCTGGACATCACGGCCGACACCTTCATGGAGAGCCTGGAAACAGGCTGCGCCCTCTGTCGCCACAGCAACAGCGTGAACCGCGCTGCACTCGAGTTCCTTTCCCAGCACCCGGATTCGACGCTCCACACTCCCAAACGGGATGTTGCATTCCAGGCGCGCAACGTGGCTCCCGGGTCGTTCCTAGCCCGCGACAATGTTTCCAACTTCATCGGCTGGTGCAGGCACGAGCTCCGCGTCAAGGACGTACTCATGTTCGAGACTAACGACCTGGTGGAGCGCTGCAACGAGAAAAACTTCGTGCTGTGCCTGCTGGAGGTGGCGCGCCGAGGGGCCAAGTTCGGCATGCCTGCCCCCATGCTGGTGCAGCTCGAGCAGGAGATCG encodes:
- the ewsr1b gene encoding EWS RNA-binding protein 1b isoform X2, with protein sequence MASATNYSGYSQAGAQQAYGSYAAQPAQGYGQTAQGYTQQDYSSYGQPAATDSTYQAAPSAGGYTQQQYAAAYGQSTAPAAYGTAQAGAQGYTQPATQAYGTSSYASTTAAPPASPASYAAQPGYTAPTAYAGYGQQAASATQSYNASAAPTYSQGGYQAQQAAYGGQQQAGYAQGPPQQPPSAGYPPPANGSYSQSQYSQPGAPQSAYDQSGAYGGYGQGGASGGYGGPQPPQRGGYQGNGYERMRGGPRGRGLMGRGMGMAGDRGGFSKPGGPMRDGMEGHPGEQDESENSTIYITGLTEKVTLPDMADFFKHSGTIRINRRLNQPAINIYTDKDSGKPKGDATLSYDEPSCARAAVEHFNGKEFQGRRLNVSMARRKTAPGLMRGGMSMRGGPMDRGGMMGRGGDRGGFPPRGGPRGAMAWGGPPGPGNVPKRAGDWECPNPGCGNQNFAWRTECNQCKAPRPEGVLPPPGGERGRGDGMFRGGRGIERGGPGGMRGGWGGEPGGFRGGRGGMDRGGFRGGSRGGPQMDRGARRGMGPGKMDMRDQRQDRRERPY